One window of the Chryseobacterium camelliae genome contains the following:
- a CDS encoding NAD(P)-dependent oxidoreductase: protein MKKVAVIGATGFVGTHVVKELSERGYQVEALARDTSKVQQHENVTAKSIDVNNVEALAEVLKGNDAVINTFNAGWTNPNLYDDFLNGSVNIEKAVEKSGVKRFITVGGAGSLYINGKQLVDGPDFPQDIKPGAQAARDYLNKIKENTTLDWTFFSPAIEMHPGTAGVRIGKYRTALENPVFDENGRSVLSVEDVAVVLADELEQNNHIRERFTAAY, encoded by the coding sequence ATGAAAAAAGTAGCAGTAATCGGGGCCACAGGATTTGTAGGAACCCATGTCGTAAAGGAATTGTCTGAAAGAGGATACCAGGTGGAAGCTCTGGCAAGGGATACCTCAAAAGTTCAGCAACATGAAAATGTGACCGCCAAAAGCATTGATGTAAATAATGTGGAAGCACTGGCTGAAGTCCTGAAAGGAAATGATGCCGTAATCAATACATTCAATGCCGGATGGACGAACCCGAATCTGTATGATGACTTCCTGAACGGCTCCGTCAACATTGAAAAAGCTGTGGAAAAATCAGGGGTTAAAAGATTCATCACGGTAGGGGGCGCAGGAAGCCTGTATATCAATGGAAAACAATTGGTAGACGGCCCTGATTTCCCGCAGGATATCAAGCCCGGAGCACAGGCAGCCAGGGATTACCTGAACAAAATCAAAGAAAATACAACACTGGACTGGACGTTCTTCAGCCCGGCTATTGAAATGCATCCGGGAACAGCAGGCGTAAGAATTGGAAAATACAGGACAGCCTTGGAAAACCCGGTTTTTGACGAAAACGGAAGGAGCGTGCTTTCTGTGGAAGATGTGGCGGTGGTTCTCGCAGATGAACTGGAGCAGAACAACCATATCCGTGAGCGGTTTACGGCAGCGTATTAA
- a CDS encoding M23 family metallopeptidase, with product MKRFLNNRKNVNVLIGVLLCIVFVQGILIARLFSEKDDKNYQVNLVRINTEKDSVDYLKMKTDLSLVDRTVAQLNSFLKSKNIPNENLMVLNHDSISNSVYLARQSNRYSQYLMDLQQKLMQVPLGMPADGYISSNFGIRKNPIPFKTVYASVKPNAAAAAKPAIAEVKAEPVEKIVELTDSYGNKREVKVMVTPKASNVAAPVANAPASKAPAERDHAPAEEDQMQFHKGLDIAVAYGSAVKAAAAGTVIFSGQKGGYGNCVIVSHGNGLATLYGHLSELIAKTNDKVKVGDVIAKSGNSGRSTGPHLHYEVHKNNTPVNPRLFMSL from the coding sequence ATGAAGAGATTTCTCAACAACAGAAAGAACGTCAATGTTCTTATCGGTGTGCTTTTATGTATTGTTTTTGTACAGGGCATTCTTATTGCCAGATTATTTTCCGAGAAGGATGACAAAAATTACCAGGTAAACCTGGTAAGGATTAACACAGAGAAAGACAGCGTGGATTACCTGAAAATGAAAACCGACCTCAGCCTGGTAGACCGCACGGTAGCTCAGCTGAATTCATTCCTGAAATCCAAGAATATCCCCAATGAAAACCTGATGGTCCTTAATCATGACAGCATTTCAAATTCCGTATACCTTGCCAGGCAATCCAACCGGTACAGCCAGTACCTGATGGATCTTCAGCAAAAACTGATGCAGGTACCGCTCGGAATGCCTGCGGACGGATATATATCATCCAATTTCGGCATCAGGAAAAATCCGATCCCGTTTAAAACCGTATATGCTTCGGTAAAGCCTAATGCTGCTGCGGCAGCCAAACCTGCCATAGCAGAGGTAAAAGCTGAACCGGTGGAAAAAATTGTAGAGCTGACGGACAGTTACGGAAACAAAAGAGAAGTAAAGGTAATGGTCACGCCTAAAGCATCGAACGTTGCGGCACCGGTTGCGAATGCACCAGCTTCTAAAGCTCCTGCTGAGAGAGACCATGCGCCAGCAGAAGAAGACCAGATGCAGTTCCATAAGGGTCTTGACATTGCAGTTGCTTACGGATCCGCTGTAAAAGCCGCTGCTGCCGGCACCGTTATTTTCTCGGGGCAGAAAGGAGGCTACGGAAATTGTGTGATTGTTTCCCACGGTAACGGACTGGCCACTCTGTACGGCCACCTGTCGGAACTGATCGCGAAAACCAATGATAAAGTGAAAGTGGGTGATGTGATTGCTAAGTCAGGCAATTCAGGCCGGTCTACAGGGCCGCACCTGCATTACGAAGTCCATAAAAACAATACTCCCGTGAACCCGCGGCTGTTTATGAGCTTATAA
- a CDS encoding NAD(P)H-dependent glycerol-3-phosphate dehydrogenase — protein sequence MAKKKTDSESSNPKKNKKDIAVGVIGSGSFATAIVKMLVENCRVVHWCVRNEFVKGAIELRGHNPTYLTAVNFNLKHLKLTTDVNELVSSCEVVVLATPSIYLSDTLDKMSVECTEKVFVSAIKGIIPKVNDVVAHYLKDEFKIGFRNQAVIAGPCHAEEVAMERLSYLTIATVEDEVSEKLESIFSSDFIKVHSSKDILGNEYSAILKNIFAIGAGIASGLGYGDNFTAVFVSNAIREMETFLESIYEAPRDVNESAYLGDLLVTAYSLFSRNRNLGNLIGKGYTVKSAIQSMNMVAEGYYAADSIYKTAKQKGLKLPIIDTIYGILYEGKNAEKQFRKLTAKLN from the coding sequence ATGGCTAAAAAGAAAACCGATTCAGAATCTTCAAATCCGAAAAAAAACAAAAAGGATATTGCTGTAGGAGTGATAGGAAGCGGAAGTTTTGCAACTGCGATCGTCAAAATGCTGGTTGAAAACTGCAGGGTGGTGCACTGGTGCGTAAGAAATGAATTTGTAAAAGGAGCCATTGAGCTCCGCGGGCATAATCCTACCTACCTTACAGCCGTTAATTTCAACCTGAAACATTTGAAACTGACCACCGATGTCAATGAGCTGGTGTCTTCCTGTGAAGTGGTAGTGCTCGCTACACCATCTATCTATCTGTCGGATACGCTTGATAAAATGAGTGTGGAGTGTACGGAAAAAGTTTTCGTTTCGGCCATCAAGGGGATTATTCCCAAGGTTAATGATGTCGTAGCCCATTATCTGAAAGATGAATTTAAGATCGGATTCAGGAACCAGGCCGTTATTGCCGGTCCGTGTCATGCCGAAGAAGTAGCGATGGAAAGGTTATCGTACCTGACCATAGCAACTGTGGAAGATGAAGTTTCAGAAAAGCTGGAGAGCATCTTCAGTTCAGATTTTATCAAGGTACATTCCAGCAAAGATATCCTCGGCAATGAATACAGTGCCATCCTTAAAAATATTTTTGCCATAGGCGCGGGTATTGCCAGCGGTCTGGGATATGGGGATAACTTTACAGCAGTTTTCGTCTCCAATGCCATCCGCGAAATGGAAACCTTCCTTGAATCCATTTATGAAGCACCGCGGGATGTGAATGAAAGTGCGTACCTGGGAGATTTACTGGTAACAGCTTATTCCCTGTTTTCCAGGAACCGTAACCTTGGAAACCTGATCGGTAAAGGGTATACGGTAAAATCGGCAATCCAGTCCATGAACATGGTGGCAGAAGGGTATTACGCCGCAGATTCCATCTACAAGACGGCCAAACAGAAAGGATTGAAGCTTCCGATTATCGATACTATTTACGGCATTCTGTATGAAGGCAAGAATGCAGAAAAACAATTCAGGAAACTGACGGCTAAACTTAACTGA
- the mqo gene encoding malate dehydrogenase (quinone), whose product MSQPLTGRTPKPKYDVVLVGGGIMSATLATLLHEFDPNLEIAIFERLGRFAKESTAAWNNAGTGHSAFCELNYTPEKPDGTIDISKAESIAEQFEISKQFWSYLISKGYIQNPKDFINSCPHMSLVFGEKDAEYLKKRYDKMTLSTLFQGMQFSNDHDKLKEWIPLVIRKRNATEIMAATKMDLGTDVNFGSLTRKMGRHLLEDSNVEVFLYHEVKDIDPRADGKWQMKIKDRIHSHKQEVVADFVFIGAGGYALPLLESSDIKESEGYGGFPVSGQWLVTHNQDLVEQHQAKVYTQATVDAPPMSVPHLDLRIIDGKKALLFGPFAGFSTKFLKEGSYLDLPESVNTKNIRSLFGAWWHNLPLTKYLVQQVAMNKAQRIQHLREFIKDAKEEDWELKVAGQRVQIIKKDEKDGGKLEFGTEVVVNKAGTIASLLGASPGASTAVYAMLNVLEKCFPEKLEGEWKDKLMEMIPSYGQKLSGNPELTLKMRDYTKEKLELEY is encoded by the coding sequence ATGTCACAACCGCTTACGGGCAGAACACCCAAACCAAAATATGATGTTGTATTGGTAGGGGGCGGCATCATGAGTGCCACATTAGCCACCTTACTGCATGAATTTGATCCCAATCTGGAAATTGCGATTTTTGAAAGGCTCGGAAGATTTGCCAAAGAGAGTACCGCTGCCTGGAATAACGCAGGAACAGGGCATTCGGCATTTTGTGAGCTTAATTATACTCCGGAAAAACCGGACGGAACCATTGATATTTCCAAAGCTGAAAGCATTGCGGAACAGTTTGAAATTTCCAAGCAGTTCTGGTCTTATCTGATCAGCAAAGGATACATTCAAAACCCAAAGGACTTTATCAATTCCTGCCCTCATATGAGCTTGGTCTTCGGTGAAAAAGATGCCGAATACCTGAAAAAAAGATACGACAAAATGACCCTGTCAACGCTTTTTCAGGGGATGCAGTTTTCCAATGATCACGACAAGCTGAAGGAATGGATCCCGCTGGTGATAAGAAAGAGAAATGCCACCGAAATTATGGCGGCTACGAAAATGGACCTGGGTACCGATGTAAATTTCGGATCGCTGACCCGGAAAATGGGAAGGCACCTGCTGGAAGATTCCAACGTAGAGGTATTCCTGTACCATGAAGTAAAGGATATTGACCCGAGAGCAGACGGAAAATGGCAGATGAAAATTAAAGACAGGATCCACAGCCATAAACAGGAAGTGGTGGCAGACTTCGTATTCATCGGCGCCGGAGGGTATGCTTTACCCTTGCTAGAAAGCTCAGATATCAAAGAAAGCGAAGGGTATGGCGGCTTTCCTGTATCAGGGCAATGGCTGGTTACCCATAATCAGGACCTGGTGGAGCAACATCAGGCGAAAGTATATACGCAGGCTACTGTGGATGCGCCGCCCATGTCTGTCCCGCATCTGGACCTGAGGATTATTGACGGTAAAAAAGCCTTGCTTTTCGGGCCGTTTGCAGGCTTTTCAACCAAATTCCTGAAGGAAGGAAGCTACCTTGATCTTCCGGAAAGTGTGAATACCAAAAACATAAGATCCCTGTTTGGTGCCTGGTGGCATAACCTTCCGCTCACCAAGTACCTGGTACAGCAGGTGGCGATGAATAAAGCCCAGCGTATACAACACCTGAGGGAGTTTATCAAAGATGCCAAAGAGGAGGACTGGGAACTGAAAGTAGCCGGCCAAAGGGTTCAGATCATCAAAAAAGATGAAAAAGACGGTGGTAAACTGGAATTCGGGACTGAAGTCGTGGTAAACAAAGCGGGAACAATCGCTTCCCTGCTGGGAGCATCACCCGGAGCCTCCACAGCAGTATACGCCATGCTGAATGTCCTTGAAAAATGTTTTCCTGAAAAACTTGAAGGAGAATGGAAAGATAAACTGATGGAAATGATTCCTTCTTATGGACAGAAACTTTCCGGCAATCCTGAACTTACCCTTAAAATGAGGGACTACACCAAAGAAAAACTGGAACTGGAATATTAA